Proteins encoded by one window of Chryseobacterium aquaeductus:
- the topA gene encoding type I DNA topoisomerase, whose protein sequence is MSKNLVIVESPAKAKTIQKYLGKDFEVKSSFGHIRDLPKKGMGIDLATFSPDYEVSADKKKLVTELKSAVKKAEMVWLASDEDREGEAIAWHLADELKLKPENRKRIVFHEITKNAILKAIENPRDIDQNLVNAQQARRVLDRIVGFEMSPVLWKKVKPGLSAGRVQSVAVRLVVEREKEIRQFTPKASFKLDGIFLNKSEQEIAAKLKKDFDKEEDAEKFLELARTTEFKVLNVETKPGTRSASAPFTTSTLQQEASSRLGYNVTNTMRLAQRLYEEGFITYMRTDSVNLSQEAIEGAKNQITSEYGAEYSAPRKYTTKSASAQEAHEAIRPTDFSVKSIGDVQLSKLYQLIYRRTLASQMANAKIEKTVIEIGNPKLPQHFEAQGEVIIFDGFLKAYGIIKTEDEDEESNEKLLPKVTVGEVLDYKKITATEKFTRPAARFTEAMLVKKLEELGIGRPSTYAPTIQTIQNREYVDKRELEPQTREVVKISLAKDKINKEVLEDRFGGDKNKFIPTDIGEVVNDFLTNNFAEILDYGFTARVEESFDEIANGEQKWKEMMTDFYSKFHPRIEDVEENADRANGERLLGVDPKSGKNIYARIGRFGPMIQIGEQDDEEKPIFASLMSGQNIATIALEDALELFKLPFELNDFEDQSVTIGVGRFGPYVKWGETYISIPKGEDPLSVDQKRAEEIIAEKKLADAPIATFKGEPITKGTGRFGPFIKYQSIFINVPKRYDFDNLSQSDINELVEAKLEKEANRYIQQWEKEKISLENGRWGPFIKFGKAMFKIPKKKDDTKYEADDLKEVTLDEVKKWITAQDPKAFVEKKKPAAKKPAAKKATTTKKAPAKKPAAKK, encoded by the coding sequence ATGTCGAAAAATTTAGTAATCGTCGAGTCTCCGGCAAAAGCAAAAACTATTCAGAAATATTTAGGGAAGGATTTCGAAGTCAAATCGAGCTTCGGACACATTCGTGATCTTCCAAAAAAAGGAATGGGAATTGACCTTGCCACCTTCAGTCCGGATTACGAAGTTTCTGCCGATAAAAAGAAATTGGTAACAGAATTAAAGTCTGCCGTAAAGAAAGCCGAAATGGTTTGGCTCGCTTCCGATGAGGATCGTGAAGGTGAAGCGATCGCTTGGCATTTGGCAGATGAATTAAAACTGAAACCCGAAAACAGAAAAAGAATCGTCTTTCACGAGATTACCAAAAATGCAATTCTTAAAGCAATTGAAAATCCGAGAGATATTGATCAGAATTTAGTCAACGCTCAACAGGCGAGAAGAGTTCTCGACAGAATCGTAGGTTTCGAAATGTCTCCCGTACTTTGGAAAAAAGTAAAACCAGGATTGTCTGCAGGAAGAGTGCAGTCGGTTGCAGTAAGATTGGTTGTAGAAAGAGAAAAAGAAATTCGACAGTTTACTCCAAAAGCAAGTTTCAAGCTTGACGGTATTTTCTTAAATAAATCTGAGCAGGAAATCGCTGCCAAACTTAAAAAAGATTTCGATAAAGAAGAAGACGCAGAAAAATTCTTAGAATTAGCAAGAACAACTGAATTTAAAGTTTTGAATGTGGAAACCAAACCAGGTACACGTTCAGCTTCTGCACCGTTTACAACTTCAACTTTACAACAGGAAGCTTCTTCAAGATTAGGATATAATGTTACCAACACAATGCGTCTTGCACAGAGATTATACGAAGAAGGTTTCATTACTTATATGAGAACCGACTCGGTAAATCTTTCTCAGGAAGCCATTGAAGGTGCAAAAAATCAAATTACATCAGAATATGGAGCAGAATATTCTGCACCCAGAAAATATACTACCAAATCAGCTTCAGCGCAGGAAGCTCACGAGGCGATCCGTCCGACAGATTTTTCTGTGAAATCAATTGGTGATGTTCAGTTGAGCAAATTGTATCAATTAATTTACAGAAGAACATTGGCTTCTCAGATGGCGAATGCTAAAATTGAGAAAACCGTTATCGAAATCGGAAATCCAAAACTTCCGCAGCATTTTGAAGCGCAGGGTGAAGTGATCATTTTCGACGGTTTCCTGAAAGCGTACGGAATCATAAAAACTGAAGACGAAGACGAAGAAAGCAACGAAAAACTATTACCGAAAGTTACCGTAGGTGAAGTTTTAGACTATAAAAAAATTACCGCTACAGAAAAATTCACAAGACCGGCAGCAAGATTTACCGAAGCAATGTTGGTGAAAAAACTGGAAGAATTGGGAATTGGTCGTCCGTCAACGTATGCGCCGACAATCCAGACCATTCAGAATCGTGAATATGTAGATAAAAGAGAGCTTGAACCGCAGACCCGTGAAGTGGTAAAAATCTCTTTGGCAAAAGATAAAATCAACAAAGAAGTTCTTGAAGATAGATTCGGGGGCGATAAGAATAAATTTATTCCTACCGATATTGGTGAAGTGGTGAATGACTTTTTAACCAACAATTTCGCTGAAATCTTAGATTACGGTTTCACGGCAAGAGTGGAAGAAAGCTTTGACGAAATTGCCAACGGCGAACAAAAGTGGAAAGAAATGATGACCGATTTCTACTCAAAATTCCATCCGAGAATTGAAGATGTAGAAGAAAATGCAGACCGTGCCAACGGAGAACGTCTTTTGGGTGTTGACCCGAAATCCGGAAAGAATATTTACGCAAGAATCGGAAGATTCGGACCGATGATTCAGATTGGTGAGCAGGATGATGAAGAAAAGCCAATTTTCGCATCATTGATGTCCGGACAAAATATTGCGACCATCGCATTAGAGGATGCTTTAGAATTGTTTAAATTACCATTTGAATTAAATGATTTCGAAGATCAGTCGGTAACGATCGGTGTAGGAAGATTCGGGCCTTATGTGAAATGGGGCGAAACATATATCAGTATTCCGAAAGGTGAAGATCCGCTTTCTGTAGATCAAAAGCGTGCAGAAGAAATCATTGCTGAAAAGAAATTAGCCGATGCGCCGATTGCAACCTTCAAAGGTGAACCAATCACTAAAGGAACCGGTAGATTTGGTCCTTTCATCAAATATCAGAGCATCTTTATCAATGTTCCGAAGCGATATGATTTCGACAATCTTTCTCAAAGCGACATCAACGAATTGGTGGAAGCTAAATTAGAGAAAGAAGCCAACCGATACATCCAACAGTGGGAAAAGGAGAAAATCTCCCTTGAAAACGGAAGATGGGGACCTTTCATCAAATTTGGAAAAGCCATGTTCAAAATTCCAAAGAAGAAAGATGATACTAAATATGAAGCTGATGATTTGAAGGAAGTCACTCTCGATGAGGTTAAAAAATGGATTACCGCACAAGATCCTAAAGCTTTTGTCGAGAAAAAGAAACCTGCAGCGAAAAAACCAGCCGCAAAAAAGGCTACGACAACGAAGAAAGCTCCGGCTAAAAAGCCTGCTGCTAAGAAATAA
- a CDS encoding REP-associated tyrosine transposase, which produces MKEGYTVKDQERPHFITCTAVDWVDIFTRKVYRDIVISSLDYCIKEKGMLLYGYVIMSNHIHLIVQSKDGRLSDLIRDFKKFTSKNIVEAIQTEPESRKAWMLDLFKKATESHSRNKNYQFWQYGNHAEEIYTLHFMWAKLNYIHLNPIRAGIVEKAQHYIYSSASNYVTGKGLLEVELADNPIIDVTKRNEFWNYNNYDE; this is translated from the coding sequence ATGAAAGAAGGCTACACGGTAAAAGACCAGGAAAGACCACACTTTATAACTTGCACAGCAGTAGATTGGGTAGATATTTTCACAAGAAAGGTTTATAGAGACATTGTGATTTCTTCATTGGATTATTGTATCAAAGAGAAAGGAATGCTTTTGTATGGCTATGTCATTATGAGCAACCACATTCATTTGATAGTGCAGTCCAAAGATGGCAGATTATCCGATTTGATAAGAGATTTTAAAAAGTTTACCAGCAAAAATATTGTAGAAGCGATACAGACAGAACCCGAAAGCAGAAAAGCATGGATGCTGGATTTGTTTAAAAAAGCCACAGAAAGCCACAGCAGAAATAAGAATTACCAGTTCTGGCAGTACGGAAATCACGCAGAAGAAATATACACTTTACATTTTATGTGGGCCAAACTCAACTACATCCACCTCAATCCAATAAGGGCAGGAATTGTGGAAAAAGCGCAACACTACATATACTCTTCGGCAAGCAACTATGTGACAGGAAAAGGATTATTAGAAGTTGAATTGGCAGATAACCCGATCATTGATGTTACAAAAAGAAATGAATTTTGGAATTATAATAATTATGATGAGTGA
- a CDS encoding STM4504/CBY_0614 family protein, translated as MATFKTYSKETKGDPQSFIYDTLDSKVKNQINFIWKDFFEHKKFPLEISELTISQIFNIACREFGLDNLYSNGLFCPDEKNQLEKFIQENTDIEILLDIIHIIFTKIEFVDDWLKHNYFIDLYYTSKEAKNDLNTRFRENGIGYIFENSKILRVDNQFLHEETVSSTFNLINNVDYQNANEEYLKAHEHFKQKRNIECLNECLKAFETTMKIICYKNSWNYDKERDTSSTLINHLISNNFFKAYHESYLNSFKQILSANIPTIRNKNSGHGQGVEKKIIPDSLAKYMLYSTGAIINLIVETQNEYENLTLPLK; from the coding sequence ATGGCTACTTTTAAAACATATTCAAAAGAAACAAAAGGAGATCCGCAATCCTTCATTTATGACACTTTAGATTCTAAAGTTAAGAATCAAATAAATTTTATTTGGAAAGATTTTTTTGAACACAAGAAATTCCCTCTGGAAATTAGTGAACTTACAATAAGTCAAATTTTTAATATTGCTTGTAGAGAGTTTGGTTTGGATAATTTATATTCCAATGGATTATTTTGTCCTGATGAAAAAAATCAATTAGAAAAATTTATTCAAGAAAATACAGATATTGAAATCTTATTAGATATAATCCATATTATATTTACAAAAATCGAGTTTGTTGATGATTGGTTAAAACACAATTATTTTATTGATTTGTATTATACTTCTAAAGAAGCAAAGAATGACTTAAATACGAGATTTAGAGAAAACGGAATAGGTTATATTTTCGAAAATTCGAAAATTCTACGAGTAGACAATCAATTTCTGCACGAAGAAACCGTTTCTAGTACTTTTAACCTTATTAATAATGTCGATTATCAGAATGCAAACGAAGAATATTTAAAAGCTCACGAACATTTTAAACAAAAAAGAAATATTGAATGTTTAAATGAATGTTTAAAGGCATTTGAAACAACTATGAAAATAATATGTTACAAAAATTCATGGAATTATGATAAAGAAAGAGACACTTCCTCAACTCTTATTAATCATCTTATTAGTAACAATTTTTTTAAAGCATATCATGAAAGCTATTTGAATTCTTTTAAACAGATATTAAGTGCTAATATCCCGACCATACGAAATAAAAATAGTGGGCATGGACAAGGTGTAGAAAAAAAAATAATTCCAGATAGCCTCGCGAAGTATATGCTTTATTCGACAGGGGCAATAATAAATTTAATTGTAGAAACTCAAAATGAGTATGAAAACCTAACACTACCACTAAAATAG
- a CDS encoding alpha/beta hydrolase, whose protein sequence is MIRFILIIILFILSLVNFFPVPSQSTWYVGIAVPEFPWVFMLVSIALMIWSWYSKKLRMASLIVSVITFVILTSPIVRAYNVGSHLSEDLENSFGVKDDDMKGFHQEKPFSFLQMFTGNGAKDIPFKTYHFAKPAGVDLTLNFTPSAIPGVRPCLIVVHGGSWKRGDNSEIAAANNYFANAGYQVATINYRLAPKFPSPAQQEDLHSAMKWLRQNAKELKIDTTNFVLMGRSAGASIVLTMAYTGKESGVKGVAAFYGAINMPWSYKNPDNPLIMDSREVQRDFLGGTPEEVPERYIAESPLFHINSKTTSTLLAHGCLDAHVWHIQSEMMKKELDKHHVKNYLLTIPWGTHGFEYNLNGPAGQLSMYSVERFFYSVTQMKK, encoded by the coding sequence ATGATTCGTTTCATTCTCATCATTATCCTCTTCATCCTTTCTCTTGTGAATTTCTTTCCTGTACCAAGTCAGAGTACGTGGTACGTTGGTATTGCGGTTCCCGAATTTCCTTGGGTATTCATGTTGGTTTCTATTGCATTAATGATTTGGAGCTGGTATTCTAAAAAACTGAGAATGGCTTCATTGATTGTAAGCGTAATAACTTTTGTGATACTGACATCACCAATTGTACGTGCATACAACGTTGGAAGCCATTTGAGTGAAGATCTTGAAAATTCGTTTGGAGTGAAAGATGATGATATGAAAGGCTTTCATCAGGAAAAGCCTTTTAGTTTTCTCCAAATGTTTACAGGAAATGGAGCGAAAGATATTCCATTTAAAACCTATCATTTTGCAAAACCTGCCGGGGTTGATCTTACTTTGAATTTTACTCCTTCAGCAATTCCCGGTGTTCGTCCGTGTTTAATTGTAGTTCATGGCGGTTCATGGAAACGCGGTGATAACAGTGAAATTGCTGCAGCCAATAATTATTTTGCCAATGCCGGTTATCAGGTGGCAACCATCAATTACAGATTGGCTCCGAAATTCCCAAGTCCGGCGCAACAGGAAGATTTGCACTCTGCAATGAAGTGGCTTCGCCAAAATGCTAAAGAATTAAAAATTGATACGACCAATTTTGTTCTGATGGGAAGATCAGCAGGTGCATCGATTGTTTTAACGATGGCTTATACCGGAAAAGAAAGTGGTGTAAAAGGTGTCGCCGCTTTTTATGGAGCGATCAATATGCCGTGGAGTTATAAAAATCCCGACAATCCTTTAATCATGGATTCCAGAGAAGTACAGCGAGATTTTCTCGGTGGCACACCAGAAGAAGTTCCTGAAAGATATATTGCAGAATCACCGTTGTTTCATATCAATTCAAAGACGACTTCGACGTTGCTTGCTCATGGTTGTCTTGATGCACACGTCTGGCATATTCAAAGTGAAATGATGAAAAAAGAATTAGACAAACATCATGTGAAAAATTATCTGCTCACTATTCCGTGGGGAACACATGGTTTTGAGTATAATTTGAATGGTCCTGCCGGACAATTATCGATGTATTCGGTAGAACGATTTTTTTATTCTGTGACGCAGATGAAAAAGTAA
- the fic gene encoding protein adenylyltransferase Fic, protein MKNIDKNSLENAYRLFESKDIETIEIVTSKGLQEIHRYLFGGLYDFAGEVRKLNISKGGFRFANALYLNEILVKIEQMPENNFEEIIAKYVEMNIAHPFMEGNGRSMRIWLDMILKKKIKKVVNWQFVDKTLYLQSMERSPINDLELRTLLKENLTDEVDNREIIFKGIEQSYYYEGYEKDNDE, encoded by the coding sequence ATGAAAAACATTGACAAAAACAGTTTAGAAAACGCATACCGATTATTTGAATCGAAGGATATTGAGACAATAGAAATTGTTACTAGCAAAGGTCTTCAGGAAATTCACCGTTATTTATTTGGTGGTCTGTATGACTTTGCGGGAGAAGTAAGAAAACTTAATATTTCAAAAGGCGGTTTTAGATTTGCGAATGCGTTATATCTCAATGAAATTTTAGTAAAGATTGAGCAAATGCCAGAAAATAATTTTGAAGAAATTATTGCAAAATATGTCGAGATGAATATTGCTCATCCATTCATGGAAGGAAACGGCAGATCGATGAGAATATGGCTGGATATGATTTTGAAAAAAAAAATTAAAAAAGTTGTCAATTGGCAATTCGTCGACAAAACACTCTATTTACAGTCGATGGAAAGAAGTCCTATCAATGATTTAGAATTAAGAACATTATTGAAAGAAAATCTCACCGACGAAGTAGACAACAGAGAAATTATTTTTAAAGGAATCGAGCAGTCATACTATTATGAAGGTTATGAGAAAGATAACGACGAATAA
- a CDS encoding glycoside hydrolase family protein, which yields MSQSDNLTRKDFLKISGLGMMGVVLGSSFTNTLDFSDKPYFNLKPIGRSLELDGYFIWCSSPIWGEDGKVHLFYSRWKKEKGMGGWLNGSEICRAEANSPFDEFQHKEIILAPRGGEFWDATTCHNPLIKKVDDQYYLFFMGNSNGKTNTKRIGLATSKSLTGEWTRPEKPLLLPGEKGAWDDHCTTNPAFVKGNDGKYWLFYKSWNTNEYETQKGAIRGNRKYGLAKADSPMGPYQKVSENPVIDFSSLPNNAQLEDAFIWMQNAKFHMIARDMGFYNHEYGLHLTTKDGVKWTKPEIAYLNMQHYIKEPTPPKHLKRFGRLERPMILMSKDGKRPQFLFGATQGGKFETSTAFVFEILKG from the coding sequence ATGAGCCAATCTGACAACTTAACACGAAAAGATTTTTTAAAAATTTCAGGTTTAGGAATGATGGGGGTCGTTTTAGGCTCATCGTTTACAAATACATTAGATTTTTCAGACAAACCTTATTTCAATTTAAAACCAATCGGAAGGTCATTAGAACTGGATGGTTACTTCATTTGGTGCTCGTCTCCGATCTGGGGAGAAGACGGCAAAGTTCATCTCTTTTATTCGCGTTGGAAAAAAGAAAAAGGAATGGGTGGATGGCTCAACGGTTCTGAAATTTGCCGTGCAGAAGCAAATTCACCTTTTGACGAATTTCAGCATAAAGAAATTATTTTGGCTCCGAGGGGAGGAGAGTTTTGGGATGCAACGACTTGTCACAATCCGTTAATCAAAAAAGTAGATGATCAATATTATCTATTCTTTATGGGAAATTCCAACGGAAAGACCAATACCAAAAGAATCGGACTGGCAACTTCAAAAAGTTTAACCGGAGAATGGACAAGACCTGAAAAACCATTACTTCTTCCCGGAGAAAAAGGTGCGTGGGACGATCATTGTACTACTAACCCAGCTTTTGTAAAAGGAAACGACGGCAAATACTGGCTGTTTTATAAATCATGGAATACGAATGAATACGAAACCCAAAAAGGGGCAATACGAGGCAACCGAAAATACGGATTGGCAAAAGCAGATTCTCCAATGGGACCTTACCAAAAAGTTTCTGAAAATCCGGTGATTGATTTTTCTTCTTTACCGAACAATGCCCAGTTGGAAGATGCATTTATCTGGATGCAGAATGCGAAATTTCACATGATTGCCCGCGATATGGGATTTTATAATCATGAATATGGTTTGCATTTAACGACAAAAGACGGCGTAAAATGGACGAAACCTGAAATCGCTTATCTCAATATGCAACATTACATCAAAGAACCAACTCCTCCGAAGCATTTAAAAAGATTCGGAAGACTGGAACGTCCGATGATTCTGATGAGCAAAGATGGGAAAAGACCTCAGTTTTTATTCGGAGCCACGCAGGGAGGTAAATTTGAAACTTCTACGGCTTTTGTTTTTGAGATTTTGAAAGGGTAA
- a CDS encoding formimidoylglutamase produces the protein MDFEDFIISPRNFKTENWQIGNKITKEIKEDSIVLLFVSDYRGANGDAEVQDFTAIRKEFYKLSKLDFEIPVVDLGDLVSGKSVQDTHYILQEVLSACHSKRAIPVIIGGSNDFAFSLFSGLNFHQQNINYTQISNVISLKNEEEINEHTFLSKILGSKNFSIKNYHHLGYQKHLNEADSVKLIKEVEFDIVRLAEMMNSTEKTEPYFRKADLVTVNCDAIESFSDAFSMTPQVNGLNRREICAYMKEIGLSENLKSVGIFNYNIYSENQLNHQLLAQMIWYLIEGINIQQSHPKERQYEMFYVLIEDRQYAFKRDTFSNLWYFGDDENIENCIPCSRKDFDEAKKGWLSARFTKN, from the coding sequence ATGGATTTTGAAGATTTTATCATTTCACCAAGAAATTTCAAGACAGAAAACTGGCAGATTGGCAACAAAATCACCAAAGAAATAAAAGAAGACAGTATTGTCTTGCTTTTCGTTTCAGATTACAGAGGTGCCAATGGCGATGCAGAAGTGCAGGATTTTACGGCAATCAGAAAAGAATTTTACAAACTTTCAAAGCTCGATTTTGAAATTCCGGTAGTGGATTTGGGAGATCTGGTTTCCGGGAAGTCGGTGCAGGATACGCATTACATTTTGCAGGAAGTTTTGTCTGCTTGTCATTCTAAGAGAGCAATTCCGGTGATTATCGGCGGCTCAAATGACTTTGCATTTTCTTTATTTTCGGGATTAAATTTTCATCAGCAGAATATTAATTATACCCAAATCAGCAACGTCATTTCGCTTAAAAATGAGGAAGAAATCAATGAGCATACTTTCTTGAGCAAGATTTTAGGTTCAAAAAATTTCTCTATCAAAAATTATCATCATCTAGGCTATCAGAAACATTTGAACGAAGCAGATTCTGTTAAATTGATAAAAGAAGTTGAGTTTGACATCGTCCGTTTGGCTGAAATGATGAATTCTACTGAGAAAACAGAGCCTTACTTCAGAAAAGCTGATTTGGTGACGGTAAATTGTGACGCGATAGAAAGTTTTAGCGATGCTTTTTCAATGACTCCGCAGGTGAATGGTTTGAACAGAAGAGAAATATGTGCTTACATGAAAGAAATAGGGTTGAGCGAAAATCTGAAATCTGTAGGAATATTTAATTATAATATTTATTCTGAAAATCAGCTTAATCATCAGCTTTTAGCACAAATGATCTGGTATCTGATCGAAGGAATAAATATTCAGCAGTCTCATCCTAAAGAGAGACAATATGAAATGTTTTATGTTTTGATTGAAGACCGACAATATGCTTTCAAGCGTGATACATTCAGCAATCTTTGGTATTTTGGGGATGATGAAAATATAGAAAACTGTATTCCCTGTTCAAGAAAAGATTTTGATGAAGCTAAAAAAGGCTGGCTGAGTGCAAGATTTACAAAAAACTAA
- a CDS encoding glycosyltransferase family 2 protein translates to MMSVPSKISIIVPVYNVENYLAKCLDSLVNQTYQNIEILVVNDGSKDGSERIIQDYARIFPEKIKAFNKENGGLSDARNFGIDHATGDYLGFVDSDDFVTETMFEEMIDLAEKHHAEIVICNIQKVNEHGNLTQKLTQIPNMPEKIDLEENFSVFSDLSYFACNKLFKKELFKKKRFKKGVHFEDIQLIPQLLLECKTLAQTQNFHYQYLERTDSISKSHTEKGLDILKAVEDVEIYFKSSSYSEKLKELKNFQILEGVYTFLAYLAFVKDDDIFYKMSRNLDVFMKERNINFKDILIYSRFGKNYILSLPLKKKIFYLLYFARQKKLIRKLM, encoded by the coding sequence ATGATGAGCGTTCCCTCAAAAATTTCTATCATCGTTCCGGTTTATAATGTAGAAAATTATTTGGCTAAATGTCTCGATTCTTTGGTAAACCAAACCTATCAGAATATTGAAATTTTGGTAGTGAATGATGGAAGTAAAGATGGTTCTGAAAGAATAATTCAAGATTATGCCCGAATATTTCCAGAAAAAATCAAAGCCTTTAACAAAGAAAATGGTGGCTTGAGTGATGCCAGAAACTTTGGAATTGATCACGCAACCGGAGATTATTTGGGATTTGTAGACAGTGACGATTTTGTAACGGAAACAATGTTTGAGGAAATGATTGATCTCGCAGAGAAGCATCACGCCGAAATTGTAATTTGCAATATTCAGAAAGTAAACGAACATGGAAATTTAACTCAAAAACTGACTCAAATTCCCAATATGCCCGAGAAAATTGATTTAGAAGAGAATTTTTCTGTCTTTTCGGATTTGAGTTATTTTGCTTGTAATAAACTTTTTAAAAAAGAACTTTTTAAGAAAAAAAGATTTAAAAAAGGTGTTCATTTTGAAGATATTCAGTTGATTCCCCAGTTGTTGTTAGAGTGCAAAACACTGGCGCAGACACAGAATTTTCATTATCAATATCTTGAACGCACAGATTCTATCTCAAAAAGCCATACAGAAAAAGGTCTCGATATACTGAAAGCAGTGGAGGATGTTGAAATTTATTTTAAAAGTTCGTCATATTCTGAAAAGTTGAAGGAGCTAAAAAACTTTCAGATTTTGGAAGGTGTTTACACTTTTTTAGCCTATTTAGCTTTTGTAAAAGATGATGATATTTTTTACAAAATGTCTCGCAATTTGGATGTTTTTATGAAAGAACGAAATATAAATTTCAAAGATATATTGATTTACAGTCGTTTTGGTAAGAATTATATTTTATCTTTGCCCCTGAAAAAAAAGATTTTTTATTTGCTGTACTTTGCCCGACAGAAAAAACTGATAAGAAAGCTTATGTAA
- a CDS encoding glycosyltransferase family 4 protein, with product MKNFELFLYNYGISIFYVKIGLGFLSSFLITFFSIPTIIKISRRKNLMDEPSVRSSHLRKIPNLGGIAIFYSIGICTSVFAYEIFDLYKFLFASLIVLLYVGVMDDIVVMRAYKKLVAQIAVSAFIVIGSDIRIRSLFGICGIFEINYYLSVIFTIITFIILINAFNLIDGIDGLAGGYSVICSALFGISYYRLGEYNYPLVVLSVVIIGSVLAFLYYNLSNYRATKIFMGDTGSMLLGFLLAFTCICFIDIFIDRKLPNVPRYHLKSAPVIAVAILILPIVDTLNVILVRLWNKKSPFEADKNHIHHKLLKLELTHRRSSFYIIVYYLLIVLVAYAFRHSNVNLLLVIILGLGFIGAYLPDIIYRMRNRNTIKTNN from the coding sequence ATGAAGAATTTTGAATTGTTCTTGTATAATTATGGAATTTCTATTTTTTATGTGAAAATAGGTCTCGGCTTTCTATCTTCCTTCCTAATCACATTTTTCTCTATCCCCACAATTATTAAAATCTCCAGAAGAAAAAATCTGATGGATGAGCCAAGTGTGAGAAGTTCACATTTACGAAAAATCCCCAATCTGGGCGGTATCGCAATTTTTTACTCAATTGGTATTTGTACATCAGTTTTTGCATACGAAATTTTTGATCTGTATAAATTTCTTTTTGCCTCATTGATTGTATTACTCTACGTGGGTGTGATGGACGATATTGTGGTCATGAGAGCATACAAAAAACTAGTAGCTCAGATTGCCGTTTCTGCGTTTATTGTCATAGGTTCTGATATCAGAATCAGAAGTTTGTTTGGCATTTGTGGAATTTTTGAGATAAACTATTATCTGAGCGTTATATTTACAATTATTACTTTTATTATTTTAATTAATGCATTTAATCTGATAGACGGAATAGATGGTTTGGCAGGCGGCTATTCTGTGATTTGTTCTGCGCTATTTGGAATCAGCTACTATCGTTTAGGAGAGTATAATTATCCTTTGGTGGTATTGTCTGTAGTGATCATAGGTTCTGTGCTGGCATTTTTATATTATAATTTATCGAATTACAGAGCTACAAAAATATTTATGGGAGATACAGGCTCTATGTTATTGGGGTTTTTGTTGGCATTCACTTGTATATGTTTTATTGATATTTTTATAGACAGAAAACTTCCAAATGTACCTCGTTATCATTTAAAGTCGGCTCCTGTAATTGCAGTGGCTATATTGATTTTGCCGATTGTAGATACTTTAAATGTAATTTTAGTAAGGCTTTGGAATAAAAAATCTCCTTTCGAGGCAGATAAAAATCATATCCATCACAAACTTTTAAAGCTTGAATTAACGCATAGAAGATCAAGTTTTTATATCATAGTATATTATCTTTTGATTGTTTTGGTAGCGTATGCTTTCAGACATTCTAACGTTAATTTATTATTAGTCATCATTTTGGGATTGGGATTCATTGGAGCGTACTTACCTGATATTATTTACAGGATGAGAAATCGGAACACAATAAAAACTAATAATTAA